Proteins encoded together in one Syntrophorhabdaceae bacterium window:
- a CDS encoding methyltransferase domain-containing protein, with amino-acid sequence MQNIESEWSKVFHYREQVHRLYREVWDIPLIKKRSDLIKRYLKDGMKVLDVGAGEKGMKTEIERLGIDIIYKSMDIDRANIHDYYDLSCVSEDFHAIFLFEVIEHLNLQDGVELMKRLFDLTRENGIIIVSTPNIFNPSRFMRDSTHRTFYAYDELCGIMSLAGYKINAVYRSYNDAIHRYIMKVYVLGFLFKFFNIDYANSIFVVGER; translated from the coding sequence ATGCAAAACATAGAATCTGAATGGTCCAAGGTTTTTCATTACAGGGAGCAGGTGCATAGATTATATAGGGAGGTATGGGATATACCTTTGATAAAAAAGAGGTCAGACCTCATTAAGCGCTATCTAAAAGATGGTATGAAGGTCCTTGATGTAGGGGCAGGGGAAAAAGGTATGAAGACCGAGATAGAGAGATTGGGCATAGATATAATATATAAAAGTATGGATATAGACAGGGCAAATATACATGACTATTATGACCTCTCTTGTGTGTCCGAGGATTTTCATGCCATATTTTTATTTGAGGTGATAGAGCATCTGAACCTTCAGGATGGGGTTGAGCTAATGAAGAGATTGTTTGACCTTACAAGGGAAAACGGCATTATTATTGTTTCTACCCCCAATATATTCAATCCCTCAAGGTTTATGAGGGATTCTACGCATAGGACCTTCTATGCCTATGATGAATTGTGTGGCATTATGAGCCTTGCAGGATACAAAATAAATGCAGTATATAGGTCATATAATGATGCTATCCATAGATATATCATGAAGGTATATGTTTTGGGTTTTTTATTTAAATTTTTCAATATAGATTATGCCAACTCTATATTTGTGGTAGGGGAAAGATAA
- a CDS encoding glycosyltransferase family 4 protein has translation MRIGLAIYNFNPKKGGAERYAFDLSMRLLKRGHEVYVVCRNAIEVEGIRIVRVSDIGYPRWLRTLFFALNHRKVIRTIPLDIVLGFGNTLELDVYQSHGGVQKIWMDREIKSYDNPAERAVKAIFLKTSINQRIQEWIAEYPIRKKRFFKIIAISHMVRRHMSQHFCIPEDTIEVVYNGVDTERFKPVDAKPDGRIRILFSGGNFRLKGLSPLLNTAARLAQKGRSFEIMVMGRGKRRRYDRMIDRLDIGEYVRFMGETSSPEIAYRESHLLAHPTFYDACSLTTMEAMASGLPVITTRWNGASALVSEAEGYVIDEPYDIDGLHKAIDELFDREKRERMGRNARLKLESFTMEQNAMEMERIFFEVRDAKHRI, from the coding sequence TTGAGGATCGGACTGGCTATATATAATTTCAATCCCAAAAAAGGCGGTGCAGAGAGATATGCCTTTGATTTATCTATGAGGCTTTTAAAGAGAGGACATGAAGTCTATGTAGTATGTAGAAATGCCATAGAAGTGGAAGGAATTAGGATAGTAAGGGTATCTGACATAGGCTATCCAAGGTGGTTAAGAACCCTTTTCTTTGCCCTTAATCACAGAAAAGTGATAAGGACTATACCTTTAGATATAGTCCTTGGTTTTGGAAATACCCTTGAACTTGATGTATATCAGAGCCATGGAGGGGTTCAAAAGATATGGATGGACAGGGAGATAAAAAGCTATGATAACCCAGCAGAGAGGGCAGTAAAGGCCATTTTTTTAAAGACGAGTATAAATCAGCGTATACAAGAATGGATTGCCGAATATCCCATAAGAAAAAAAAGATTTTTTAAAATCATTGCCATATCTCATATGGTAAGAAGACATATGTCCCAACACTTCTGTATACCAGAGGATACCATAGAGGTTGTCTATAATGGGGTGGATACAGAGAGATTTAAGCCTGTGGATGCCAAGCCTGATGGAAGGATAAGGATACTTTTTTCCGGGGGTAATTTTAGATTAAAGGGTCTATCACCTCTTTTAAATACAGCAGCCAGGCTTGCACAAAAAGGCAGGTCTTTTGAAATCATGGTCATGGGAAGAGGGAAGAGAAGAAGATACGACAGGATGATAGATAGGCTTGATATAGGCGAATATGTGCGATTTATGGGAGAGACATCATCGCCTGAGATCGCCTACAGGGAGTCTCATTTGCTGGCACATCCCACCTTTTACGATGCCTGTTCCCTCACCACTATGGAGGCCATGGCATCAGGTCTCCCTGTAATTACCACCCGATGGAACGGCGCATCTGCATTGGTATCAGAAGCTGAAGGCTATGTCATTGATGAACCTTATGATATAGATGGATTACACAAGGCCATAGATGAACTTTTTGACAGGGAAAAAAGGGAGCGCATGGGGCGTAATGCAAGGTTGAAACTCGAATCTTTCACCATGGAACAAAATGCCATGGAGATGGAGAGGATATTTTTCGAGGTAAGAGATGCAAAACATAGAATCTGA
- a CDS encoding class I adenylate-forming enzyme family protein — protein MNFAMFSGLNASKFPKREFIIESYPSKGLRRSLTWEQFDDQANKIANYLVKDCGVKKGDIVLHLMMNCMEWYASYIGVLKTGATVTPLNFRFASADIKYAADVTKCKVFMFGDQFNARVEPIMKDMDYCKHFICLGNSIPAGTKSYNEIVEKGDGSSICVDTDDDDMAELMFTSGTTGAPKPVSHTHKSLFYIAIGNALTYNEGYSSVYLAPHPFYHSGTLFLSFPCYVAAGKVLMPMELQPEYYLRSIADEKCTGGWNTVPTWSDVINAIKSGQVDLSKYDLSALRHIEIGAQPVPYVLLEDSKKIFPNLPIANIYGITEGGGGGLTNCYDEDIMRKPGSIGKATVFMEAMVVDNDGNELPPGKVGELIIKGPRLMKEYAMNPEMTAKTIKNGWLYTGDLAYKDEEGFIFFADRSKDLIIRGGENIFPAEIEDVLRKHPKVQDVAVLGYPHPRLVEIVMAIIQPKEGETIADEEIINFVKEKGLAKYKWPEKMVYATIPRNPAGKIEKPKLRDIYVKPAKEAMEKEFKKQS, from the coding sequence ATGAATTTTGCAATGTTTTCAGGGCTGAACGCAAGTAAGTTTCCAAAGAGAGAGTTTATCATTGAAAGCTATCCTTCAAAGGGATTGAGAAGGAGCCTCACTTGGGAACAGTTCGATGACCAGGCGAACAAGATAGCAAATTATCTTGTTAAAGACTGTGGGGTAAAAAAAGGTGATATTGTTTTACATCTCATGATGAACTGTATGGAATGGTATGCAAGCTATATAGGCGTATTAAAGACAGGCGCAACTGTAACACCCCTTAATTTCCGTTTTGCCAGCGCAGACATAAAATATGCAGCAGATGTGACTAAATGCAAGGTATTCATGTTTGGTGACCAATTCAACGCCAGGGTAGAACCTATCATGAAGGATATGGACTACTGCAAACATTTCATATGTTTAGGCAACAGCATACCCGCTGGCACTAAATCATACAACGAGATCGTTGAAAAAGGCGATGGTTCATCCATATGTGTAGATACAGATGATGATGATATGGCAGAACTCATGTTTACATCAGGGACTACAGGGGCACCTAAGCCTGTATCTCATACCCATAAATCCCTTTTCTATATAGCTATAGGTAATGCTCTCACATACAATGAAGGCTACAGCAGTGTCTATCTCGCACCCCATCCATTCTATCACAGTGGAACACTTTTCCTCTCCTTCCCATGCTATGTAGCAGCAGGTAAAGTACTTATGCCCATGGAGTTGCAGCCTGAATACTACCTTAGAAGCATTGCCGATGAAAAATGCACAGGTGGTTGGAATACAGTCCCCACATGGTCTGATGTAATAAACGCCATCAAGTCGGGTCAGGTTGATCTATCAAAATATGACCTTTCAGCCTTAAGGCACATTGAAATTGGTGCCCAGCCTGTCCCATATGTCCTCCTGGAGGATTCCAAGAAGATATTCCCGAATCTCCCCATTGCCAATATCTATGGTATCACAGAAGGTGGTGGTGGTGGTCTCACAAACTGCTATGACGAAGACATCATGAGAAAACCAGGCTCCATAGGAAAGGCAACGGTCTTTATGGAGGCAATGGTAGTTGATAACGATGGCAATGAGCTACCTCCAGGTAAGGTAGGAGAGCTTATCATCAAAGGGCCAAGGCTTATGAAGGAATATGCCATGAACCCTGAGATGACCGCCAAGACCATAAAGAACGGTTGGCTCTACACAGGTGACCTGGCATATAAAGACGAAGAAGGCTTTATATTCTTTGCAGACAGGTCAAAAGACCTTATCATAAGAGGCGGTGAGAATATATTCCCCGCAGAGATAGAGGATGTCCTCCGTAAACATCCTAAGGTTCAGGACGTGGCAGTCCTCGGTTATCCTCATCCAAGGCTTGTGGAGATCGTTATGGCAATCATCCAGCCTAAAGAGGGTGAGACCATAGCAGATGAAGAGATTATTAACTTTGTAAAGGAAAAGGGTCTTGCAAAATACAAATGGCCAGAAAAGATGGTATATGCAACTATACCTCGTAACCCTGCAGGAAAGATTGAAAAGCCAAAACTCAGAGACATCTATGTAAAACCAGCAAAAGAGGCCATGGAAAAGGAATTCAAGAAACAGTCCTAA
- a CDS encoding energy transducer TonB codes for MHWQKCLLLSIAAHIVLIVTLLFVPHKRPEIIETIAVDFTMMEGDFGVKNKLGGRTAGRQKGGMGDQVRGNNNIYNHNITQKQEDQHDRLNIEDTHNMNELISLNPVKADKTFEKAEIEQTSIRGTMAGNGSFGSGYGTGRPGGGSGGSGYGPGGGTGSGGVINLADYTYVRDAVMKNISYPEKARRMGMEGRVIISFVINEAGLVNDVKILKSSGYALLDDAVMDALSKVNRFRKKPERLLVQLPIEFRLR; via the coding sequence ATGCACTGGCAAAAATGTCTTTTACTTTCCATTGCTGCACATATAGTCCTCATTGTCACATTATTATTTGTCCCACATAAAAGGCCAGAAATTATAGAGACTATTGCCGTAGATTTCACTATGATGGAAGGTGACTTTGGGGTTAAAAACAAATTGGGTGGCAGAACTGCAGGTAGGCAGAAAGGTGGTATGGGGGATCAAGTAAGAGGCAATAACAATATCTATAACCATAATATAACCCAAAAACAGGAAGACCAGCATGATAGATTAAATATAGAGGACACCCATAATATGAACGAATTAATATCATTGAACCCTGTAAAGGCAGATAAGACATTTGAAAAAGCCGAGATAGAGCAGACCAGCATTAGGGGAACGATGGCTGGGAATGGAAGCTTTGGCTCTGGTTATGGCACAGGGAGGCCCGGAGGAGGTTCAGGAGGTTCAGGTTATGGCCCAGGAGGAGGCACAGGTTCAGGGGGTGTCATCAATCTTGCAGATTATACATATGTCAGGGATGCTGTCATGAAAAATATTTCTTATCCTGAAAAGGCAAGGAGGATGGGTATGGAGGGCAGGGTGATCATATCGTTTGTCATTAATGAGGCAGGTTTGGTGAATGATGTGAAGATACTGAAGAGTTCTGGTTATGCCCTTCTGGATGATGCTGTAATGGATGCCCTGTCTAAGGTAAACAGGTTTAGAAAAAAACCAGAGAGGCTCCTTGTCCAACTTCCTATAGAATTCAGGCTTAGATAG
- a CDS encoding AMP-binding protein, whose translation MDITIAEILARNARMYPNDVALVERIPAEKKRFEITWKEFDTRANQFANVLTARGIKKGDRVIHFMMNSIDWLVAYFGIVKTGAWVVPLNFRFTAEDVKYCCDVAEPKLMVFDEEFAGRVDAIKDKLPGVKNYICLGNNVPGFAESFAKVMADAPDAPLNTELFQSDECGLYFTSGTTGQPKPILLTHKNMLCSCITENSNHYQTKDDAFVLIPPLYHTGSKMHWFGSFIVGGKCILLKGVSPEWTLEAISEEQATIIFLLVPWAQDILLKLDSGELKLENYKLDQWRLMHIGAQPVPPALIKHWKKYFPNMQYDTNFGLSESTGPGCVHLGIGNEHKIGAIGKPGFNWEARIVDESGNDVKKGEAGELIVRGDGVMREYYKNPEATAKTIINGWLYTGDMAREDEDGFIWLVDRKKDVIISGGENVFPVEVEDFIHTNPNVKDVAAIGLPDERLGEIVAVIIEVAPGKTLTEEEVLKHCEGLPKYKRPRKIFFGQVPRNPTGKIEKPKLRKMYSGMEEAFKI comes from the coding sequence ATGGATATAACGATAGCTGAAATCTTGGCAAGGAATGCACGGATGTATCCCAATGACGTGGCGCTTGTGGAAAGGATCCCTGCGGAAAAGAAGAGGTTTGAGATTACCTGGAAAGAATTCGACACAAGGGCAAATCAGTTTGCTAATGTCCTTACTGCAAGGGGTATTAAAAAGGGCGACAGGGTTATCCATTTTATGATGAATTCCATAGATTGGCTTGTTGCATACTTTGGTATAGTAAAGACAGGGGCATGGGTAGTGCCTTTGAATTTCCGTTTTACAGCAGAGGATGTAAAATACTGCTGTGATGTAGCTGAGCCTAAGCTGATGGTCTTTGATGAAGAATTTGCCGGCAGGGTCGACGCCATAAAGGATAAGCTCCCTGGCGTAAAGAATTATATATGTCTTGGTAATAATGTCCCTGGATTTGCAGAATCCTTCGCAAAAGTAATGGCCGATGCCCCTGATGCACCTCTTAACACAGAGCTTTTCCAGTCTGATGAGTGTGGACTCTATTTTACCTCAGGAACTACAGGACAGCCAAAACCAATACTGCTCACCCATAAGAACATGCTCTGCTCATGTATTACAGAGAATTCTAACCATTATCAAACAAAGGACGATGCATTTGTCCTTATCCCACCCCTTTATCATACAGGTTCAAAGATGCATTGGTTTGGCAGCTTTATAGTAGGAGGCAAGTGTATTCTCCTTAAAGGTGTATCTCCTGAATGGACATTGGAGGCAATAAGCGAAGAACAGGCAACAATCATCTTTCTTTTGGTCCCTTGGGCTCAAGATATACTCCTTAAACTTGATAGCGGTGAACTAAAGCTTGAGAATTATAAACTTGACCAGTGGAGGCTCATGCACATAGGTGCCCAGCCTGTGCCACCAGCATTGATAAAACACTGGAAAAAATATTTCCCCAACATGCAGTATGATACAAATTTTGGATTGAGCGAATCAACAGGGCCAGGTTGTGTCCATCTTGGCATAGGAAATGAACATAAGATAGGCGCCATAGGAAAACCAGGATTCAACTGGGAAGCCCGCATCGTTGATGAAAGCGGAAATGATGTGAAAAAGGGTGAGGCAGGAGAACTCATTGTCCGTGGAGATGGGGTAATGCGTGAGTATTATAAGAACCCTGAGGCAACTGCCAAGACCATTATAAACGGATGGCTCTACACAGGTGACATGGCAAGAGAGGATGAGGATGGTTTTATCTGGCTTGTAGACAGAAAGAAGGACGTCATTATATCAGGCGGTGAGAATGTATTTCCTGTAGAGGTAGAAGACTTTATCCATACAAATCCCAATGTAAAAGACGTGGCTGCCATAGGTCTGCCGGATGAGCGTCTTGGTGAGATAGTGGCAGTAATAATAGAGGTAGCACCTGGCAAGACCCTGACAGAAGAAGAGGTCTTGAAACACTGTGAAGGACTTCCCAAATACAAGAGGCCGAGAAAGATATTCTTCGGCCAGGTGCCTCGTAATCCCACAGGCAAGATAGAAAAACCAAAACTCAGAAAGATGTATTCCGGTATGGAAGAGGCTTTCAAGATATAG
- a CDS encoding replication-associated recombination protein A: MELFEVSNFSQKNRKKPLADRVRPKTLNEFFGQEHILGNGRLLKVLIEKNEVPSMIFWGPSGVGKTTLGWLIGKYLGLPFYPISAVSIGIKEVKDIIQKAKRQRIILFVDEFHRFNKLQQDTFLPHVENGDIILIGATTENPSFEIISPLLSRMRVITLNPLKKDDLVRIIKRAISEDEELKKTPINIEDSVIEELAFLADGDARKALNILEVCHMILNDTKKTSFVIDHLLLQEAYQKKIASYDKKGEMHYDLISALHKSMRGSDPDAALYWLVRMIEAGEDPLYIARRMVRFASEDVGNADPHALMVTMAATEAFKFIGPPEGYLALAQACVYLSLSEKSNSIYKAYNAATHDVRNLPDYPVPLHLRNAPTKLMEELGYGREYLYPHDYEDAIIKQAYLPEGIQDHRYYYPSDRGYEKRLKDFMDKVNRIIGKKQQNR; encoded by the coding sequence ATGGAACTATTTGAAGTTTCTAACTTTTCCCAAAAAAACAGGAAAAAACCCCTTGCAGATAGGGTGCGACCCAAGACACTAAATGAATTTTTTGGCCAGGAGCACATCCTTGGCAATGGTAGACTTCTTAAGGTCCTTATAGAAAAAAATGAAGTTCCTTCCATGATATTCTGGGGACCTAGCGGTGTAGGCAAGACAACCCTTGGCTGGCTTATAGGAAAATACCTCGGGCTCCCTTTTTATCCCATAAGTGCAGTAAGTATAGGCATAAAAGAGGTTAAGGATATAATACAGAAGGCAAAAAGACAGAGAATAATACTATTTGTAGATGAGTTTCACAGGTTCAACAAACTCCAACAGGACACATTTCTTCCCCATGTAGAAAATGGTGACATAATACTCATAGGTGCCACCACTGAAAATCCTTCCTTTGAGATCATTTCCCCACTGCTTTCAAGGATGAGGGTAATAACCTTGAACCCTCTAAAAAAAGATGATTTGGTTAGGATAATAAAAAGGGCAATCTCTGAGGATGAGGAGCTTAAAAAAACCCCTATCAATATTGAAGATAGCGTCATAGAAGAACTGGCATTCCTTGCCGATGGCGATGCAAGAAAGGCATTGAATATCCTTGAGGTCTGCCATATGATCCTAAATGATACAAAAAAAACCTCATTTGTAATAGACCACCTTCTCCTTCAAGAGGCATATCAAAAAAAGATAGCCTCATATGATAAAAAAGGTGAGATGCACTATGATCTTATAAGCGCCTTGCATAAAAGTATGAGGGGCTCTGACCCTGATGCAGCACTATACTGGCTCGTGAGGATGATAGAGGCAGGCGAGGACCCTCTCTATATAGCAAGGCGTATGGTTCGTTTTGCATCAGAGGATGTAGGCAATGCAGATCCCCATGCCCTTATGGTCACCATGGCTGCCACCGAGGCATTTAAATTTATAGGACCCCCTGAGGGTTACCTTGCCCTTGCCCAGGCATGTGTATATCTTTCTTTAAGCGAAAAAAGTAACAGTATCTATAAGGCATATAACGCTGCAACCCATGATGTTAGGAATCTACCTGATTATCCTGTGCCATTACACTTAAGGAATGCCCCCACAAAACTCATGGAAGAACTTGGTTACGGAAGGGAATATCTATATCCCCATGACTATGAAGATGCAATTATAAAGCAGGCATATTTGCCCGAAGGGATTCAAGATCACAGATATTATTATCCGTCGGACAGGGGTTATGAAAAAAGATTAAAGGATTTTATGGATAAGGTAAATAGGATCATAGGAAAAAAGCAACAAAACAGGTAA
- the grpE gene encoding nucleotide exchange factor GrpE: MEKKEDKNREHMEKEIEKEREQDHTSGQEEHKKKKKKDEIIEEMHKQIAEQEATIKSLQERLLYLQADFENFKKIKNKEKQDLLKFGNEVLIKELLPVIDNLERALEHSSKTEDIKSIHDGVEMVLNEFLKVLERAGVSRVEAVGKKFDPNLHEAFYQEERADAEPETVLSEHQKGYILNGRLIRPSMVTISKRPDAQE; this comes from the coding sequence ATGGAAAAGAAAGAAGACAAAAACAGAGAACATATGGAAAAGGAAATTGAAAAGGAAAGAGAACAAGACCATACATCAGGCCAGGAGGAGCATAAAAAAAAGAAAAAAAAGGATGAAATAATAGAGGAGATGCATAAACAGATTGCAGAACAGGAGGCTACTATCAAATCTCTCCAGGAGAGGCTTCTTTATCTACAAGCCGATTTTGAAAATTTTAAAAAGATTAAAAATAAGGAAAAGCAGGACCTCCTCAAATTTGGAAATGAGGTTTTAATAAAAGAACTCCTCCCTGTTATTGATAATCTTGAGCGTGCCTTAGAGCACTCATCAAAGACAGAGGATATAAAGAGTATCCATGATGGTGTTGAGATGGTTCTCAATGAATTCCTTAAAGTTCTTGAACGCGCTGGTGTTTCAAGGGTTGAGGCAGTGGGCAAAAAATTTGATCCCAATCTACATGAGGCATTCTATCAGGAAGAAAGAGCGGATGCAGAGCCAGAGACAGTGCTATCAGAGCACCAAAAGGGTTATATTTTAAATGGAAGGCTTATTAGACCATCTATGGTTACCATATCAAAAAGACCTGATGCCCAGGAATAA
- the hrcA gene encoding heat-inducible transcriptional repressor HrcA: MDILSERQNRILEYIIKSYINHAQPVSSRVISKAFMNKWSSATVRNIMAELENLGFLYKHHAVAGRIPTNKAFRYYIDRLDYQGTPRRKDIVALEEMLKARYSYIEEVMKGASRALAAISRYTSIVVEPKIDTMLFKEIEFVKMSDNTILIVFVTSAGTVHTRLVETEDVIDLEFLTSMKRYLNERFEGVPFYTLKTEIENDLERDKTRFNLLLKKIKESVDTIIEAKDNREIYIDGTSKIMGFPEFTDIERLRELFSALEKKEKLLRILDKCLKEEGISVILGIENDMKEMRNLSIITSTYRIADKSYGILGVIGPVRMDYSRIIPIVNYAAKTISDIISTM; encoded by the coding sequence GTGGATATTTTGTCAGAGAGGCAAAACAGAATACTGGAATATATAATTAAAAGCTATATAAATCACGCTCAGCCTGTAAGCTCAAGGGTGATATCAAAGGCTTTTATGAATAAATGGAGTTCTGCTACTGTGAGAAATATTATGGCAGAATTGGAAAATCTGGGTTTTTTATATAAACATCATGCTGTTGCTGGTAGGATTCCTACAAACAAGGCATTTAGATATTACATAGATCGTCTGGACTATCAAGGGACACCGAGGAGAAAGGATATAGTTGCACTTGAGGAGATGTTAAAAGCAAGATATTCATACATTGAAGAGGTGATGAAAGGGGCATCACGGGCACTGGCAGCCATATCAAGATATACAAGTATTGTAGTTGAGCCTAAAATAGACACCATGCTATTTAAAGAGATAGAGTTTGTAAAGATGTCCGATAATACCATATTGATCGTCTTTGTAACCTCTGCAGGGACCGTTCACACAAGGCTTGTGGAGACAGAAGATGTCATAGACCTTGAGTTTTTAACAAGCATGAAGAGGTATTTAAATGAAAGGTTTGAGGGCGTTCCTTTTTATACCCTTAAGACAGAGATAGAGAATGACCTTGAGAGAGACAAAACACGATTCAATCTACTTCTGAAAAAGATAAAGGAAAGTGTAGATACCATCATAGAAGCCAAAGATAATAGGGAAATATATATTGATGGGACATCAAAGATCATGGGTTTCCCAGAGTTTACAGACATAGAGAGGCTTAGAGAGTTGTTTAGTGCCCTTGAGAAAAAGGAAAAGCTTCTGAGGATCCTGGATAAATGTTTAAAAGAAGAGGGTATCAGTGTGATCCTGGGGATAGAGAATGATATGAAGGAGATGAGAAATTTAAGTATAATAACATCCACATACAGGATAGCTGATAAAAGCTATGGCATACTTGGTGTAATAGGACCTGTAAGGATGGATTATTCACGTATAATACCTATTGTAAATTATGCAGCAAAGACTATAAGTGATATTATAAGCACAATGTAA
- the dnaJ gene encoding molecular chaperone DnaJ: protein MPKDYYRILGVTREATDEELKKAYRKLALKYHPDRNPGDKQAEEMFKEINEAYEVLGNPEKRMRYDRFGSTDDMGSFFDFGFQGNFESVFNDLFNDFFGTQTRRQRSRKGDDLRYNLEIEFEEAIFGVEKEIEIPKDEKCPVCNGSRIEPGYQPVTCKVCGGRGQVRQSHGFFTINRTCEYCNGEGFIIKDPCKNCKGKGQVRTKKKVKVKIPPGVETGMRLKIRGEGAFGRGDTNPGDLYIVLNVKEHPVFEREGDDIVVRVDVSFPVMCLGGQIEVPTLEGTTKLHIQPGTQPGKVIKIRGLGVQRHNGYGRGDELVYLNLVVPTNLTDRQRGLIEDLSKEFGAETETKDKTFKGRFKDLFTCFVAFFL, encoded by the coding sequence ATGCCTAAGGATTATTATAGAATACTCGGGGTCACCCGTGAAGCAACAGATGAAGAGTTAAAAAAGGCATACAGAAAGCTCGCCCTCAAATACCACCCTGATAGAAACCCAGGTGACAAACAGGCAGAGGAGATGTTCAAGGAAATAAACGAGGCATATGAGGTCCTGGGAAATCCAGAAAAGAGGATGAGATATGACCGGTTCGGGTCTACAGATGATATGGGCTCGTTTTTTGATTTTGGTTTCCAGGGTAATTTTGAGAGTGTTTTCAATGACCTATTCAATGATTTTTTTGGCACACAGACAAGAAGACAGAGGTCAAGAAAAGGCGATGATCTTCGTTACAACTTAGAGATAGAGTTTGAAGAGGCGATCTTTGGTGTAGAAAAAGAGATAGAGATCCCCAAGGATGAAAAATGCCCTGTATGCAATGGTTCAAGGATAGAGCCAGGATATCAGCCTGTAACCTGCAAGGTATGTGGTGGGAGGGGACAGGTAAGGCAGTCCCATGGTTTTTTTACAATAAACAGAACATGTGAATACTGTAACGGTGAAGGCTTTATAATAAAGGACCCATGCAAGAACTGCAAAGGCAAGGGACAGGTAAGGACCAAGAAGAAGGTGAAGGTAAAGATACCGCCCGGCGTTGAAACAGGCATGAGATTGAAGATAAGAGGTGAGGGTGCATTTGGGCGTGGAGACACAAACCCTGGCGATCTATATATTGTATTAAATGTGAAAGAGCACCCTGTTTTCGAGCGAGAAGGGGATGATATAGTCGTTCGCGTGGATGTCAGCTTTCCTGTCATGTGCCTTGGGGGACAAATAGAAGTGCCCACCCTTGAAGGCACCACCAAGCTTCATATACAACCGGGAACACAACCAGGAAAGGTGATAAAGATAAGGGGTTTAGGTGTTCAGAGACACAATGGATATGGTAGGGGTGATGAACTTGTATATTTAAACCTTGTGGTGCCCACAAATCTCACAGACAGGCAGAGAGGTCTCATAGAGGATTTATCAAAGGAGTTCGGCGCAGAAACAGAGACTAAGGACAAGACTTTTAAGGGAAGATTTAAGGATCTATTTACCTGTTTTGTTGCTTTTTTCCTATGA